The genomic segment GATCCAATCTGTGCGCCTACATGAGCATCGACCGAGCCAGGACCTGtttcgcgttcctcttccacttgttgttccttttccttcgttgTCTCACACGGTTTCAcgctctgcgttttctgtgcgTCGACCACTTGTTCAGAGATCCCTGAGCGTTCCAATGCCGACAGACCTACGGGCTCGTCGTTTTCACCATCTGTGAGGAGTTCCGATTGTTCCATTCGCAGACCCACGTCGGGCCCCTGAATTCCAGCGCTCCCTTTCGAATCTTGAGTCGTGTCCGCTGCCACAAATTGAGGATACAACCTGTCAGTGCCACTAGTACGCGCGGAGGAACCGTGCCGTCTTGTTCCTTTTGTGTTCGCAAGATGCGCTGAGTAGGATGGCAGGGCTACGTGGGGTGGCGTCTCTCCAGGAAGACGAGATTTCGTACTCGATTGGATCTCCATTCGTTCCCATTCATCAATGTTAACGTCGGTCGGCTCCGTCAGGAAGCCGACGAAGCCAGCAGTTAGGGGAAAGGTTGAAAttccctctgctttctgAAACGGTGGCGAAGcgccctcttcgtctcttctgtgggGTACCACCTGATGATTTGCCTCTTCCGTGCGACGAAGGTCTGGGGCATGAAGGGATAGCTCGTCCCCCCGACCCGTCGCTTGGTTCTCCAGAACCACCGCATCAAATCGTCGCCCGCTGCCCTGTTGGATTCCTTCTGGGGTCTTTCGGGGTCGTGGTCTACgggtctcttcctcctttgaATTTTCATTATTAGGGCGCGCACTTGTGGCGTGTTCATGTTTCTGAGGATTGTCAGGTGTAGATTCTTTGTCGGGAACTTGCCAGGTAGCAGACTCCCGGAACAGGGGTTCTCTGAAAGGCTTTGTTTCGGCTTCCTGCCGCGGAGGGGGGGTAGCTCCACTGGTCTCTCCTGTCGAACGCTGTCTTTGATGGCGCTCCAACCAGTTAGCGTGGACCTGCTCTTGTCCTCCAGTTGCCTCTACCGCCCGAGCACCATAAACCTCCTGACTAGAGACAGAGGTAtccttctcgctgctgcctgtctccgctcccTGAGAGGCACTTTCGCTTTCCCCCTCCGTCGAAACAGGGCCTACTGCCCTCAACTCGTTCCGCCTCACCCCATTAagtttccttcgttttccatAGGTTTGCCAGCTAAAAACGCCTTCACGGGGGTTCCCATCGGCCTGGAAGAGAGTGACCTCTGGTATTCTCGTGTCTGTGTCAAGAGGGAGCCGTATTCCAGACTGCCGATTCAAAAatctttcctcgccttccctcaTCCCTAGTTCCTGTCCTTCTACACCTTTTTCCTGATCCACAGCGGATGTTCTCTCCCCGACAAGGGCGCCTTCGTCAACAGATGCAGGCGTCTGGGTTCCTCCAAAGCTGTGTGTATCGGCGGCATTCTTCACTCGTTGCCGACTGGGAGCCACATCGGGAGTTTTCGTGAGTCTGTGCACACGCTGGAAAAGCTCCTCCCCATCATCGTCCAACAaagtttcttcgtttccaccATCGACTCGTGAGTTTGTTTCAGACGCATACTCCTCCATTCCCTCCATATTTACGGAAGAACTGTGATGTAGCGAATGTTGACCACTCCCGTGAGACCGACTCGTCGCTCCGCCACCTTTAGTGTGAGAGGGCAGCCGATCCTTCACCTCCATGGTCATAGACGCCTCACCCATGACCTGAACTTCGGTCTGTCCGTTTTCATCGTCCAAAGAGCTGGCCTTGCGTTTCTCCATTCCACCCgtgccttcttccttgtctgcaGTTGAGAATCCAACCTGGTCACGAGCTTCAGACGAGGCTCCCTCACCCACGAAGACTGTGTGCTCAGCTGAGCTTCCGTGGGCACCCGGACTGCCTCGACTCGTCCCACCCCCGGTGAAAAACTCTACCACGTGACTGAGAACGTCTTCTAGCTTCTCGTTGACACTTTCCAGTGCGTTTGCGGGGCTCGACCCGCTTTTCTTCGGCGCCAAACGATCTCCTGCACTTTCATCTCCACTATTCCGAAGACTctgagacgaagaagagtcagAACCTACACTCAGTTCGCCTCTTACCGcagccgcagcagctgcgaggGCTGCCTGCGCTGCAGAGGCTGCGAGCGACACAAACGGCCTATCTAACCACGGTGCGGGAGACTGCTGAGCACTGGGTCTCGAGGCTGCGTTGCTGTCTGGCatttgctttctcttttctccaccaatcctgttttccttccttccttgtGAAAAGGGAGTCCCCGCTCCGCTCCGCGCAGGAGTCTTCTCCCTATTGTCACTCGTCGCCGCCTGCTCAGCGTGTAACTTGGTTTGTTCGTGACGCATGGCAAGGGCTGTGGAGACTTGGTTGAAGCCATGTTTTGGAGGGTACGTTACCGTCTTCTCATGGCGAGACACCGGAGGCTCGGTCAGAATGAAACCTTGGGCTTCGAGCCGCGCTCGACGGAGCTCGTCCTCTCGCGCTCCGATTTCGGGGATCAACGAatcgagggaagaagacatcAAACTTCCCGACAACACACTCATAGGACCGGCAAGAGtcaacgaagaagcggcagaagaggaagggttcgaagaagaacgcgaagaaggacgtGGGGATGCCAGGAGTCCGCTGTTGGACTTCGTTTCTAGAAGAGCAGGTTTCTGTGCAGGCTCTGGAGAGACCGGCCTCCGGCTGAAACTGGAAGGAGCCACAGTCGACTCCGGACCCGTCTGTCCGCCTAAAAAGcgcagtttctctcccttgttttTCTGGAAGTTCCCCCTTCTCTCATTCTTCAGCTGCGTCCTAGCAAGCATACGGTACCGATTGACAGTGTCTGTGGCTGGTCTTTTACATGCATCGTCAGAGAGCGATGAGAAGCAGTCGACGTGTGCGTGGGACAGCAAAGAGGCAAAAACTACcacagggagaagacacaaaaggaggagaagcaaacTCTGTTTCGCTGAGAGCGCAGTAACTGGTGCTGGACAGCCGAGTCCTCTGTGTCCGACACAGTGAGAGACACAGAGTGTTCTGTGATTTGAGAGAACATTTCTAGGTCCAGGAGAAGTGGCTGATCGTGGCCTCGGACGACCAAGCAAACGCTCCACTTCCGCCAGCTTTGATAATTCGCGGACGGAGGCAGACGGATACATACCAAAACTGGATGTACCCTTTGCCATAGTGCCAAGGAAGCGGACACTTTTACGGGCTTGATACCCAGTGTTTGACCTCTCAAAGTGCAGGAGAAACAAAATGGGGTGCGAGAGAGGGCAAGAAGGTAGAGCGAATACGACCCACCTATACCGCGAATACAGcgatctatctatctacatatTCGCAGGTAGCCAAAAAACTGCTCGGTTCATTTGCTGTGTCTATGTGTGACTTTGTTTACTTTTGTTCTCGTAACTTCCC from the Toxoplasma gondii ME49 chromosome IX, whole genome shotgun sequence genome contains:
- a CDS encoding hypothetical protein (encoded by transcript TGME49_210400~Predicted trans-membrane domain (TMHMM2.0):77-100), whose product is MAKGTSSFGMYPSASVRELSKLAEVERLLGRPRPRSATSPGPRNVLSNHRTLCVSHCVGHRGLGCPAPVTALSAKQSLLLLLLCLLPVVVFASLLSHAHVDCFSSLSDDACKRPATDTVNRYRMLARTQLKNERRGNFQKNKGEKLRFLGGQTGPESTVAPSSFSRRPVSPEPAQKPALLETKSNSGLLASPRPSSRSSSNPSSSAASSLTLAGPMSVLSGSLMSSSLDSLIPEIGAREDELRRARLEAQGFILTEPPVSRHEKTVTYPPKHGFNQVSTALAMRHEQTKLHAEQAATSDNREKTPARSGAGTPFSQGRKENRIGGEKRKQMPDSNAASRPSAQQSPAPWLDRPFVSLAASAAQAALAAAAAAVRGELSVGSDSSSSQSLRNSGDESAGDRLAPKKSGSSPANALESVNEKLEDVLSHVVEFFTGGGTSRGSPGAHGSSAEHTVFVGEGASSEARDQVGFSTADKEEGTGGMEKRKASSLDDENGQTEVQVMGEASMTMEVKDRLPSHTKGGGATSRSHGSGQHSLHHSSSVNMEGMEEYASETNSRVDGGNEETLLDDDGEELFQRVHRLTKTPDVAPSRQRVKNAADTHSFGGTQTPASVDEGALVGERTSAVDQEKGVEGQELGMREGEERFLNRQSGIRLPLDTDTRIPEVTLFQADGNPREGVFSWQTYGKRRKLNGVRRNELRAVGPVSTEGESESASQGAETGSSEKDTSVSSQEVYGARAVEATGGQEQVHANWLERHQRQRSTGETSGATPPPRQEAETKPFREPLFRESATWQVPDKESTPDNPQKHEHATSARPNNENSKEEETRRPRPRKTPEGIQQGSGRRFDAVVLENQATGRGDELSLHAPDLRRTEEANHQVVPHRRDEEGASPPFQKAEGISTFPLTAGFVGFLTEPTDVNIDEWERMEIQSSTKSRLPGETPPHVALPSYSAHLANTKGTRRHGSSARTSGTDRLYPQFVAADTTQDSKGSAGIQGPDVGLRMEQSELLTDGENDEPVGLSALERSGISEQVVDAQKTQSVKPCETTKEKEQQVEEERETGPGSVDAHVGAQIGSAAAAAATSFAEKLLELDWEKLALENPTVNKVAPLFNYLLGQGGSSQGHRVDHQRHATAVTNAAAALPPALVQPVDLTGRLTSGPLLSGQRAPIEQPGVEPDQMKPRGFSWSPATQLLGARHGTETVVQEIKAEPSVSAGRLDTLGLDRPHNAASATAVFGPLPPSHHSTAGQGQTDSVATLRSPLAVGSNLQPLRRIMGLRSDSLGPILSVSQADPARPDLQSAVVPIFTNSNVSGQGVDRGMTLDDGAVYKLVAVPSWPGSFAGLNGRGILQAASTLLKGV